The sequence GTGGGACAGCACGTCCGCCTGGCGAGGAGCCACCGATGTGTCATCAAGCGCTTGCATGATTGTGGGGCGCCCGCGCGGGTCCGTGGGCGTAGATATCCAGCCTACTGCAATTCCTCATACCACGCCATCTGGATGGCCTCGAGCTTGGCCTCATTGGATCCTGCGGGATCGCCGCCAAACTCGGGAAGCTCCGCAACCCAGTCGCGCAGGTCCGTGAAGCGGACCTCCAGGGGATCGGTATCGGGATGCGCTTCTATAAGCGCCAGGGCTATATCTTCGCTGTCCGTCCAGTTCAGTTTCATACGTCTCCCCATGAAGGGTTTAGGGTATAGGGTTTAGGGGTCCGCATCCTAAACCCCATACCCTAGACCCTAAACCCTTTACCGCTGCGCTTGCGCCACTTTGCTGTGCTCGGCTTCCTCGAGCGTCTTCCCGGCGAGCGCTTCCCGGATCGTCGCATCCAGGATGCGCTCGGCAAACGGCCGGGTGACCTCGTTCAGGATCTCCGCCTTTTCGCGGATCTCGCGGAAGTCGTCGCGATGGATAATCTTCTGAAGAGCGTCGATGGCTTCCTCGATGCGGTCGGTTTCGCTCTCGGTGAGCAACTGGCTCCACTGGCGCAGCTGCTTTTGCGCGTGATGCATCGTCGCCTGCGCCTCCACACGGGTATCAACCAGGATACGCGCGCGGATATCCTCCTCGGCATACTCGAACGACTCCTCGACCATGCGATCGACTTCGCCTTCGGTGAGCCCGTAGGACGGATGGACGACGACGCCCGCCTTCTGGCCGGTGCGCTTCTCCTCAGCGTAAACCTGAAGGATGCCGTTGGCATCGAGCATGAAGTTCACCATCACAAGTGGAACGCCGGCCGGAAGCGGCGGGATGCCGCGCAGCTGGAACCGTCCCAGGCTTCGGCAGTCCGCCGCCAGTTCACGTTCACCCTGCAACACGTGGAGATCCACCGCGGTCTGATTATCCACGCCGGTGGTGAACTGCTGGGCGGCGGAGGTCGGGATCGTGGAATTGCGGTGAATGATCTTCTCCACCGCGCCACCCATGGTCTCGATGCCGAGGCTCAGCGGCGTCACATCCAGAAGCAGCACGTCCTGGCTTCCGCCGGACAGGATGTCCGCCTGGACGGCGGCGCCAACGGCTACGACTTCGTCCGGGTTCAGCTCAGTGTGCGGGGTGCGCTGGAACAGATCGGCGACCATATTGCGGACCAGCGGCATGCGCGTGCTGCCGCCCACCATCACCACCTCGTCCACCTGAAAGACGTCCAGCCCGGCATCGGCGAGGGCGCGACGGCACGGCTCCAGGGTGCGCTCGACGATGGGGCGGGCCAGGTCCTCCAGCTCGGCGCGAGTCAGCCGGCGCGTCCACGTGACGGACGGTTTCAGCGGGATCTCGATGATCAGCGCTTCGGCCTGGGACAACGCTACTTTGGCCTCTTCGGCGGCGAGGCGGACCGTCTCCAGACCCTCCGGCGCGTCCTGTAGACGCACGCGGTGCTCCTCTTCGACCTCGCCGAAAATGAGGGTCGCGATCAGCCGGTCTATGTCGTCGCCTCCCAGGTGGGTGTCCCCGGCTGTGGACTTGACCTCGAAGATGCCGTTCGAAAGGTGCAGGATCGAGATATCGAACGTGCCGCCGCCGAAATCGTAGACGGCGATCGTCGCTTCCTGCCGCCGATCCAGCCCATACGCGAGGCTCGCCGCGGTCGGTTCGTTTACCAGCCGAAGCACGTCAAGGCCCGCGATTCGCCCGGCATCCTTCGTGGCCTGTCGCTGCGCGTCGTTGAAATACGCCGGCACGGTGATCACAGCCTGCGTGACCTCCTCCTTGAGCGCCGCTTCCGCGCGCATCTTGAGCTCGCGCAGGATGAAAGCGGAGACCTCGGGTGGCGTCCACTCACGGCCGCCTGCCGTGATCTTGACCACGTTGCCGCCGCCGAGTTTATAGGGCAGCGTGGCCTGCTCGGGGGATGCGTCCTCCAGCGACTTTCCCATCAGGCGCTTGACGGAATACACCGTGTTCGCGGGGTCCTCGGTCTGGTACTTGCGGGCCGCCTTTCCCACCAACGCCATATCGGCGCCGAAATGCACCACCGATGGCACCATGGGCGAGTGGTCCGGGCCTTCAATGACGGCGGGCCCGGCAGGCGTCATGATCGCCACCAGGCTGTTCGTGGTACCAAGATCAATTCCAACGATGCGACTCAATGTCTGCTCCAATCGGTTCTTATCGATGCGGTTCTTCGCTGCGCACGGGATGCCGTGTGGCGCGGCGCCTGCCTAGTGTTCCCGGGACGGAGGTTTGCCCAGAAAGGCGGCGTCCACATCCTCGTTCACCCGCTGCAGGTACCGGCGTTCACCCAGCAGCGCGGCGAGACGGTCAACAACCGCCCGGCGCCCCGCCGTATCCCCGTCGGCCAACCCGTCCCACTCCTGGCTGAGCGTTTGCAGCCGCGTCTCAGTGGCTGCATAAGCATCTCGAAATGGCTTGGCGATCGAATGGACGTGCGCGCCCAGTTCCTCGGACGCCTCGCCTTCGATGATCGCCTGGCGAAGGTCACCCAGACTCTCCATCAAGTCGAGGATTTCCTCAAAAAGGTCCTGAGGCGGCTGCGCGGCGGCCGGCGAGCCGCCCTCCATTTCAACCAGGTAACGCGCGCGGTCCCAGGGGCTTTTCAGCGTCTTGTACGCGCGGTTGATCTGCGCGCTGGCTTCGAGGCTTGTGATCCGGGCTTTGGGCTCCGCGGTCGCGAACCGATCCGGGTGATAGCGCCGGCTGAGCGCGTAAAACGACTCCTCCAAGGCGCGGGCATCGAGGTCGAGGCGCTTCGGCACGCCGAGGACGGTGTAGAAATCCGTACCGGCGGGTATGGGTTCAAGCTCTCTCATGGCAAGATGTCGGGTACGCGGTCCTAAGGGCCCGCCCGGTATTCCTCCGGCGTGCAGCATGGGCGGACCGGCACAGCCCTCACCCAATGGTGAAAGACGTTCCGCAGCCGCAGGACTTGGATGCGTTCGGGTTGTCGAACTCGAAGCCGCCGCCCATCAGGTTGCCGCTCCACGTGAGCGTCGTTCCATTGATGTAGAGGAAAGACTTCTTGTCCACGATCACCTTGACGCCATCGACGTCGAACACGAGATCGTACTTTCCGACTTTCTCATCCAGGTCCAGGAAATACGTCAGGCCGGAGCAGCCGCCTCCGCGCACACCCATCCGCAGCCCCATTTGGAGGTTGCCGGGGTGCTTGCGAGCCAGCAGCTTCTTCGCCTGGGCGTTTGCCTGCGGCGTCATTTTGATGGCATCCGGCGGCACATCCGTCGTCGGCGCGGGTTTGATTGTCAACGTATCAACCATTTTTCGCCCCCGATGGAGTTGGGGAAAAGAGGCCATGGGGAAATGAGGGCTTGCTCAAACGATTTCCCAGTTTCCTCATTTCCCCATTTCCTCGTATCCTCGTCACCTTCCCTAGGCCGCGACAGCCTCGGTGGTCTGGCCGGCCTTGGCGGCGGCCTGCTTCTGCTGGAAATCGTGAAGCGCGGCCTTGATGGCGTCCTCCGCCAGCACGGAACAGTGGATCTTCACGGGCGGAAGCGCCAACTCCTCAACGATTGTGGTGTTCTTCAGGGCCAGGGCTTCGTCCACGCTCTTGCCCTTCACCCACTCCGTGGCCAGCGACGACGAGGCGATGGCGGAGCCACATCCGAAAGTCTTGAATTTGGCGTCCTCGATGATCTGCGTGATCGGGTTGATTTTGATCTGCAGTTTCATCACGTCGCCGCACTCCGGGGCGCCGACGATGCCGGTGCCAACCGTGGGGTCATTCTTATCCATCGCGCCTACATTGCGCGGATTGCTGTAGTGATCCAGAACCTTATCGCTGTATGCCATTGTCTATCTCCTTCAGGGCTGAGGAAAGAGGGCTGAGGGCTGAGATGGGGAGCAGAGCTCTCTCAGCCCTCTGCCCAAGCCCCTCAGCCCTTGCCATCAGTGTGCTGCCCACTGGACGCTCTTCAGGTCCACGCCCTCCTGGGCGAGTTCCCACAGCGGGCTCATTTCGCGAAGGCGATTCACGGTCTCCACGACCCGCTCGCCCACGTAGTCGATTTCTTCCTGTGTGTTGAACCGGCCGATGCCGAATCGGAGGCTGCTGTGCGCCAGGTCGTCACCCACCCCCAGCGCCTTGAGCACATAAGATGGTTCGAGGCTGGCGGATGTACACGCGCTGCCGCTCGACAGGGCCACTTCGTTCAGGCCCATCAACAGGCTTTCGCCTTCCACATAGGCGAACGACAGGTTCAGGTTGCCAGGGAGGCGCTTGTTCGGATGCCCATTCAGGTAGACGTCGTGAAGGTTCGACTGAATGTAAGAACGAAGACGTTCGCGCAGAGTCTGGCTGTGCTCGCGATCCTGCTCCATCTCGGCGCCCGCAAGCTCCATCGCCTTCCCGAACCCGGCGATACCGGCAACGTTCAGCGTTCCGCTGCGGAAACCCCGTTCGTGACCGCCGCCGTCCATCTGGGCGGTGAGGCGCACACGCGGACCCTTGCGCCGTACGTAAAGGGCTCCCACGCCCTTGGGACCGTAAATCTTGTGCGCGGTGAGGCTCGCAAGATCGATGTTGTCATCGTTTACGTTGAACGGGATCTTGCCCGCTCCCTGCACCGCGTCCGTATGAAAAAGCACACCGCGGGCTTTACACACGGCGCCGATTTCGCGGACCGGCTGAACGGTTCCGATCTCGTTGTTGGCCAGCATGATCGAGCAGAGGATCGTCTGATCCGTGATGGCTTCCGCAACCTGCTCCGGACGGACCAGGCCGGTCTCATCCACTTCGAGATAGGTCACATTGAAGCCCTGGTGCTCCAGGTGCTTGGCTGTGTCCAGAACGGCCTTATGTTCCGTCGTCTGGGTGATGATGTGGTTGCCCTTGTCGCGGTACATGTCGGCAACGCCCTTGATGGCCAGGTTATCGCCTTCGGTGGCGCCACTGGTAAACACGATCTCCTTGGGATCGGCGCCGATAATCGCGGCGATTCGTTCGCGGGCCTTGTCAACGGCAGCCTCCGCGTCCCATCCGAACGAATGATTGCGGCTGGCGGCATTCCCGTAAATCTCCGAGAAATACGGCAGCATCTCTTCCACTACCCGCGGGTCAACCCGCGTGGTCGCATTGTTATCCAGATAAATCGGCAGTTTCACCATCGTCATCTCCTGAGAGCCTCGTGGCACCCGGCGCCACGCCTCACCCGACACCCGTCATTTGAGCCTGAAAGGTCCCTATCGGCGCCACCTGATGCGTGTCCATGGTGGACAACACCAGGTCGTGCAACGTTGTTTCGCGCAGCACGTCCGCCATCCGCTTCTGGACGATGCCCAGAGGGCTTCGGATCGTACACGTGTCAAATTGAGTACACTGGTCCCGACCCTCCCGAAAGCATTGGACGAGAGCCGGGCGGCCATCCACAGCATCCATCACGTCGGTTACAGCGATGTCGGCCGGCTTCCGGGCCAGCCTGTAACCCCCGGTCGGCCCGGACGTCGACACAACGAGATGCCGGCGGGCCAACTGCTGCAGGATCTTCGCCAGCAGCTCCGGCGGGATCCGGTAGCGCTCCGCCAGGATCTTCGTGTTGATTGCACGGCCTTCGGGCTCAGCCGCGAGGCCGCACAATGCAATCAGGGCATAGTCTGTTTTCTTGGTCAGGCTGAACATATAACCCTCTGGCGGTTCGGATAAGTCCGACCGTTTTAGTCCTACTTAAATACATTGTACTGCGCGATGACAAGGTTGTCAACCGCCGGCTAGAGGTTGGGGGTTGCGGTGCATGGGGGTGGGAATTGCGTGTCTGCCCCCACCCCTTAACCCCGGGCCCCCAACCCCTACTATAATGAGGTCAACCATGGACCCAAACGAAGAGACACACGGCGCTCCGCCGGACGTTCCCGCGGAGGTATACCGGACACTGGACAGCCTGGAGGACCTGGCGGATTTCGCGCGGCAGCGATTCGGCCACGCTCTCAGCATCCCGCTGGATGAGTTCCACAGCCTCGTGGACCGCCTAAGGGCCAATCTGCCGGTGAACATCACCAAGGCCGAACACCTCGCCCTGCGCGCCCAGGAGACACTCGAGGAAGCGCGCGCCAAGTCGGCAACGACTGCCTCCGACGCTCAGCGCGAAATGGAACGGATCGCCGAGGACGCACAGAAACAGGCGGCGGCCCTGATCGCCGAAAGCCCCGAGGTCCGCTTCGCCAACGCCCAGAGCCGCGACATCATCGCGCAGGCGCAGCAGGCGGCCCTGAACGTCCGCCAGGACGTGGACGCGTACGCCCGCGAGACCATGGAACGCCTCGAGGAGTACGTGGCCAGACTGCAGAACCAGGTCCGCAGCGGCATCGTGGCGTTGGAGCGCGACAAGGCCAAGTAAATCCGGCTTCCCGCCGCATAGGCACTTCAAGCACGGCGATCTTCAGGCCATGACGGTCGGATGAAGGTTCTTCCCTGCCCGCGACTCCAACACCTTGAGACGCTGCCGCGCGTGCGCCTCACCCCATCTTCGCCGCGCAACCAACACCGGAGGTGTGAAGGATGTCTGTTCCCAGTGTATTCGTGATGTCAGCCATATCCGCAGCGCTCTTCGTCTCGCCCTCCGTCCGGGCGCAACCATCCACCGGCGTCGATGCGGCTTCATTGGTTCGATCGGCGGATTTCGTGGGAGTTGTTCTGGCGCAGGTTACGACCACGGACCTCGTCGCCGGCGAGCAAGGGGTTCAGCTCTACCGGGTGGACCCGATCAAGGGCCGCATCCCGAAGACGAACGGAACGCCGCCTTATCCGTGGGTGTCCGGCAAATCTACCAGGAACCCTTCCCGCCCCACCCAGTACGTTGCGAAGGGATACTACCTTGTCTTCCTACAGCGAGGAAGCGAACTCACCGGTAATCGCTGGCCCACGCTGGCTTGTTACCGTATCGAGTACCGCCCGGACGCCTCCGGCAGGATCGTCGGCCGGTTGGCCGGGCTTCCCCAACCTGCGGCGAACGCCGACCTCGCGACAGTGCGCGGTCTGCTGAAGCTCGTTATCGCGGGCGGACCGAGTGCCGCTGCCGCCGCAGTGAAGCTGAACGCGACCCTGGAATCCGCCGCGCTCGCTTCCCATCAGGAGCCCAAGACGCACGAGGAGCAGATAGCCCTCGCGAAGCCGTTGGCGGCATCCATCCGCGTCGGCACCCTGCGCAGCGACGTCGAGAAGGTGTTTCTCCAACAGGACGGCGGGTTATCCGGGCCGCGGGAGACGCGGTATTACATGGGATACGAGGTTATGGTCGCCGTGCCGTACGACCAGACCGGTGGCAACTGGAAGCCCACCAACCGGGTTACCGGGCCGCTGCGGGTTTACCGCAGCGGCATGGCATTTGATTGAGTGGAGGTGTACGGGGCTACCTGTATTCGGGCAGCATGCCGTTGACCACGGCGCGCCGGTAGGCGAGGGTCGCGTTGGTATCCCGCCCGGTCTGCCCCATCGTTCCGTCCTGCCACATGTACGGCTGGTTGGGGTAGTCGATGCCCATGGTTTCCCGCAGCTTAACAGCCCGGGCATGTGTGTCCGCAAACAGGGCGTTCATCCGCCCCATGTGGACATTGAAGGCGCCGAGGGTCGGCTTCTTATCGTAGTAGTACGGCCCGGACGGCGGGCCCAGGGCCCACTCCCCCAGATCGCCCCAGGAACCGCGAGACTCGATGATGAAGAGCGTGTTCGTCGGGTCCTTGATTTTCTGCAGCTTGCATGGCACGGCGGTGCCCCAGGTGAACTCGTGGAACACGGCGCCGTTGTAGGCGTACGAGCGGGGCCATTTGCCCGACGCATCCGGGAAGAACCGGCCCGGGTTTGACGGACATTGCAGCACTTCGGTGCTCTTCAGGAACGGCGCGATCGCGCTCTTCCAGTTATACGGCGATGCGTCGAGGCTGCCGCCGGTCCAGCCGGGATACGGGAACCGGTTCAGCGGGTAGCATTCGTCGTAGTCCTGCAGGTAGGAGTAGACGGCCACCCCGATCTGCTTCATGTTGCTCATGCAGGCCGTGGCGGTGGCACGCTCACGGGCCTTCGCAAAAACGGGAAAGAGAATTGCGGCCAGGATGGCGATGATGGCGATAACGACGAGCAGTTCGATCAATGTGAATCCGCGCGGACGTTTGTCCTTCATGATTTCTTGCACCCCCAATGAATGCTGTCGGTAACTGCACTGGTACGATCCGCCGGAACGGATGGTGCGCACGATGGTATGAACTATACCATAAGTATACCACTTGCCGGTTGCAGGGCGCCACATCGATCGATTCTAGGCGGACGGCCCGCCAGGCTCCGCATATTCTAAATCACCGCTCCCGGCGCATCTCGCACGGCAGGATGCGCAATTGGTCCCGGTATTTGGCTACGGTCCGGCGGGCGATCTTCACGCCGCGGCGCTCCAGTTCCTCGGCCACCTGGCCATCCTTCAGAGGGTTCTTCTTGTCCTCATGGCCGATGATGGTCGCCACCATATCGCGGACGGGCGCGGCGTCATCGAAGAACGCCTCAAACGTAACCGTCTCGCCGCTGGGCAACTGGATCAGCTTTCCCGCGGTCGCCCGGCACACCGTTGATTCGTGGATGCCGAGGACTTCCGCAACCTGTTTCTGCGTGTAGGGCTTCACAAAGCGGAGACCGTTCAGGACCATCGCGCGCTGATAGTGGACCAC is a genomic window of Armatimonadota bacterium containing:
- the iscX gene encoding Fe-S cluster assembly protein IscX, which translates into the protein MKLNWTDSEDIALALIEAHPDTDPLEVRFTDLRDWVAELPEFGGDPAGSNEAKLEAIQMAWYEELQ
- the hscA gene encoding Fe-S protein assembly chaperone HscA codes for the protein MSRIVGIDLGTTNSLVAIMTPAGPAVIEGPDHSPMVPSVVHFGADMALVGKAARKYQTEDPANTVYSVKRLMGKSLEDASPEQATLPYKLGGGNVVKITAGGREWTPPEVSAFILRELKMRAEAALKEEVTQAVITVPAYFNDAQRQATKDAGRIAGLDVLRLVNEPTAASLAYGLDRRQEATIAVYDFGGGTFDISILHLSNGIFEVKSTAGDTHLGGDDIDRLIATLIFGEVEEEHRVRLQDAPEGLETVRLAAEEAKVALSQAEALIIEIPLKPSVTWTRRLTRAELEDLARPIVERTLEPCRRALADAGLDVFQVDEVVMVGGSTRMPLVRNMVADLFQRTPHTELNPDEVVAVGAAVQADILSGGSQDVLLLDVTPLSLGIETMGGAVEKIIHRNSTIPTSAAQQFTTGVDNQTAVDLHVLQGERELAADCRSLGRFQLRGIPPLPAGVPLVMVNFMLDANGILQVYAEEKRTGQKAGVVVHPSYGLTEGEVDRMVEESFEYAEEDIRARILVDTRVEAQATMHHAQKQLRQWSQLLTESETDRIEEAIDALQKIIHRDDFREIREKAEILNEVTRPFAERILDATIREALAGKTLEEAEHSKVAQAQR
- the hscB gene encoding Fe-S protein assembly co-chaperone HscB, producing the protein MRELEPIPAGTDFYTVLGVPKRLDLDARALEESFYALSRRYHPDRFATAEPKARITSLEASAQINRAYKTLKSPWDRARYLVEMEGGSPAAAQPPQDLFEEILDLMESLGDLRQAIIEGEASEELGAHVHSIAKPFRDAYAATETRLQTLSQEWDGLADGDTAGRRAVVDRLAALLGERRYLQRVNEDVDAAFLGKPPSREH
- a CDS encoding iron-sulfur cluster assembly accessory protein, which codes for MVDTLTIKPAPTTDVPPDAIKMTPQANAQAKKLLARKHPGNLQMGLRMGVRGGGCSGLTYFLDLDEKVGKYDLVFDVDGVKVIVDKKSFLYINGTTLTWSGNLMGGGFEFDNPNASKSCGCGTSFTIG
- the iscU gene encoding Fe-S cluster assembly scaffold IscU produces the protein MAYSDKVLDHYSNPRNVGAMDKNDPTVGTGIVGAPECGDVMKLQIKINPITQIIEDAKFKTFGCGSAIASSSLATEWVKGKSVDEALALKNTTIVEELALPPVKIHCSVLAEDAIKAALHDFQQKQAAAKAGQTTEAVAA
- a CDS encoding IscS subfamily cysteine desulfurase, with translation MVKLPIYLDNNATTRVDPRVVEEMLPYFSEIYGNAASRNHSFGWDAEAAVDKARERIAAIIGADPKEIVFTSGATEGDNLAIKGVADMYRDKGNHIITQTTEHKAVLDTAKHLEHQGFNVTYLEVDETGLVRPEQVAEAITDQTILCSIMLANNEIGTVQPVREIGAVCKARGVLFHTDAVQGAGKIPFNVNDDNIDLASLTAHKIYGPKGVGALYVRRKGPRVRLTAQMDGGGHERGFRSGTLNVAGIAGFGKAMELAGAEMEQDREHSQTLRERLRSYIQSNLHDVYLNGHPNKRLPGNLNLSFAYVEGESLLMGLNEVALSSGSACTSASLEPSYVLKALGVGDDLAHSSLRFGIGRFNTQEEIDYVGERVVETVNRLREMSPLWELAQEGVDLKSVQWAAH
- a CDS encoding Rrf2 family transcriptional regulator, which produces MFSLTKKTDYALIALCGLAAEPEGRAINTKILAERYRIPPELLAKILQQLARRHLVVSTSGPTGGYRLARKPADIAVTDVMDAVDGRPALVQCFREGRDQCTQFDTCTIRSPLGIVQKRMADVLRETTLHDLVLSTMDTHQVAPIGTFQAQMTGVG
- a CDS encoding prepilin-type N-terminal cleavage/methylation domain-containing protein, whose amino-acid sequence is MKDKRPRGFTLIELLVVIAIIAILAAILFPVFAKARERATATACMSNMKQIGVAVYSYLQDYDECYPLNRFPYPGWTGGSLDASPYNWKSAIAPFLKSTEVLQCPSNPGRFFPDASGKWPRSYAYNGAVFHEFTWGTAVPCKLQKIKDPTNTLFIIESRGSWGDLGEWALGPPSGPYYYDKKPTLGAFNVHMGRMNALFADTHARAVKLRETMGIDYPNQPYMWQDGTMGQTGRDTNATLAYRRAVVNGMLPEYR